In a genomic window of Sulfurisphaera tokodaii str. 7:
- a CDS encoding SDR family oxidoreductase: MYSLKNKVVVITGSGRGIGRALALRLASEGALIVVNAKKRAEEMNETVKMVKDQGGEAIGILADVSTREGCETLLKKTLDVYKVVDILVNNAGIGLFSPFLNVDDKLIEKHISTDLLSVIYCSQMFAKEIREGGEILNIASVAGIVPAYGLSIYGAMKGAVITLTKYLALELAPKIRVNAIAPGFVKTKLGESMYKFLGITEKEFAEKVTIMGKLLEAEDVAELATAILKIESLTGQVFVIDSGESLKGGLKF, encoded by the coding sequence ATGTACTCTTTAAAAAATAAAGTTGTAGTTATAACTGGTTCTGGTAGGGGAATAGGTAGGGCATTGGCATTAAGATTGGCAAGTGAGGGAGCTCTAATAGTGGTTAATGCTAAGAAAAGAGCTGAAGAAATGAATGAGACAGTTAAAATGGTTAAGGATCAAGGAGGTGAAGCAATAGGAATTTTAGCTGATGTATCAACACGGGAGGGGTGCGAAACACTGCTTAAGAAGACTCTCGATGTCTATAAAGTAGTAGACATCTTAGTAAATAATGCTGGGATTGGATTATTTTCTCCTTTTCTTAACGTTGATGATAAGCTTATTGAGAAACATATTTCTACTGACCTTTTATCAGTAATTTATTGTTCCCAGATGTTTGCTAAGGAGATAAGGGAAGGGGGTGAAATACTGAATATAGCGTCTGTAGCTGGAATTGTTCCAGCTTATGGTTTATCAATTTACGGTGCTATGAAAGGTGCAGTAATTACATTAACTAAGTATTTAGCATTAGAATTGGCACCAAAGATTAGAGTTAACGCTATTGCACCAGGTTTTGTTAAGACTAAATTAGGAGAGAGTATGTATAAATTCTTAGGTATTACAGAAAAAGAGTTTGCTGAAAAAGTTACAATTATGGGAAAACTACTTGAAGCAGAAGATGTTGCGGAACTTGCTACTGCGATATTAAAAATAGAATCGCTTACCGGTCAAGTTTTTGTAATTGATTCTGGCGAAAGCCTTAAAGGGGGATTAAAATTCTAA
- a CDS encoding alpha/beta hydrolase fold domain-containing protein, with the protein MMIDPKIKKLLESTIQLPIGKASVEEIRSLFKQFSSLTPREEVGKIEDITIPGSETNIKARVYYPKTQGPYGVLVYYHGGGFVLGDIESYDPLCRAITNSCQCVTISVDYRLAPENKFPAAVVDSFDALKWVYNNSEKFNGKYGIAVGGDSAGGNLAAVTAILSKKENIKLKYQVLIYPAVSFDLITKSLYDNGEGFFLTREHIDWFGQQYLRSFADLLDFRFSPILADLNDLPPALIITAEHDPLRDQGEAYANKLLQSGVQVTSVRFNNVIHGFVSFFPFIEQGRDAIGLIGYVLRKVFYGK; encoded by the coding sequence ATAATGATAGACCCTAAAATTAAAAAATTATTAGAATCAACAATCCAATTACCTATAGGTAAGGCATCTGTAGAGGAGATAAGATCGCTTTTTAAACAATTTTCATCTCTTACACCAAGAGAAGAAGTAGGGAAAATAGAAGACATAACCATTCCGGGTAGTGAAACAAATATAAAAGCTAGAGTTTATTATCCTAAAACACAAGGTCCTTATGGAGTTTTAGTTTATTATCATGGCGGAGGATTTGTTCTCGGCGACATCGAAAGTTATGATCCACTATGTAGGGCTATAACTAACTCTTGTCAATGTGTTACAATTTCCGTAGATTATAGACTGGCTCCAGAAAACAAATTTCCAGCTGCAGTAGTCGATTCGTTTGACGCATTAAAGTGGGTATACAATAATTCAGAGAAATTTAATGGAAAATATGGAATAGCTGTTGGTGGTGATAGTGCTGGTGGCAATTTAGCAGCTGTAACTGCTATCTTATCAAAGAAAGAAAATATTAAACTAAAGTACCAAGTTCTTATTTATCCAGCAGTAAGCTTTGATCTAATAACAAAATCCCTTTACGATAATGGAGAGGGGTTCTTCCTAACCAGGGAACATATAGACTGGTTCGGTCAACAATATTTACGATCTTTTGCTGATTTATTGGATTTCAGATTTTCTCCAATATTAGCTGATTTAAATGATTTACCACCAGCATTAATAATAACAGCTGAACATGATCCATTAAGAGACCAAGGAGAGGCTTATGCTAACAAACTTTTACAATCTGGTGTACAAGTTACGAGTGTTAGGTTTAATAATGTAATTCATGGTTTCGTTTCGTTCTTTCCCTTTATAGAACAAGGTAGGGACGCTATAGGATTAATAGGATATGTATTAAGAAAAGTATTTTACGGAAAATAA
- a CDS encoding TetR/AcrR family transcriptional regulator, producing MRIPKTRKGIETVEKILNASIEVIEEKGFMNTSISDITKRANVAYGVFYYYFNNKYELFDELVRKANREMRYYLKIKTENIQSRIEKEKVGIREFLKWIRENKDYYKLFIEAHVHRPNMLIWHYTKLAERYSIGLSEAMRRGEIINVDPEVLSYVLIGISEILGKRYVVWNNDEIPNHVITEADKIIENLLKPK from the coding sequence ATGAGAATACCTAAGACAAGAAAAGGGATTGAAACTGTAGAAAAAATTTTAAATGCCTCGATAGAAGTTATTGAAGAGAAAGGATTTATGAACACATCTATATCTGATATTACAAAAAGGGCTAATGTGGCTTATGGCGTGTTTTATTATTATTTTAATAATAAATATGAGCTCTTTGACGAACTAGTGAGAAAAGCTAATAGGGAAATGAGATATTATTTGAAGATAAAAACGGAAAACATTCAGAGCAGAATAGAAAAAGAAAAGGTAGGAATAAGAGAATTTTTAAAGTGGATAAGGGAAAACAAAGACTATTACAAGTTGTTTATTGAGGCACATGTTCATAGGCCAAATATGTTAATCTGGCATTACACTAAATTAGCTGAAAGGTACTCCATTGGACTAAGCGAAGCCATGAGAAGAGGGGAGATAATTAACGTAGACCCTGAGGTTCTTTCGTATGTATTAATTGGTATTAGTGAGATATTAGGAAAGAGATATGTAGTGTGGAACAATGACGAAATACCAAACCATGTTATAACTGAAGCTGATAAAATAATAGAGAATTTGCTTAAACCTAAGTAA
- a CDS encoding CoxG family protein has protein sequence MSIEGSFHTSRDVKKFFENYQNFISCIPNVKDINDKKFKLDAQVGGFSVTADGELVSFKQSGDTYEYEIKINGPGVTINIKTVYKLQNNEISWSSHYNYEGFAVSMVGSLLDTTIQNMIKATNECIRTKLG, from the coding sequence ATGTCTATTGAAGGAAGTTTTCATACAAGCAGAGATGTTAAGAAGTTTTTTGAAAATTATCAAAATTTTATAAGTTGTATACCAAATGTAAAAGATATTAATGATAAGAAATTTAAGTTAGATGCTCAAGTTGGAGGATTTAGTGTAACAGCTGATGGAGAATTAGTCTCATTTAAGCAAAGTGGGGATACTTACGAATACGAAATAAAAATAAACGGGCCTGGAGTGACAATTAATATAAAAACTGTATATAAATTGCAAAATAACGAGATCTCATGGTCATCTCATTATAATTATGAGGGTTTTGCCGTATCTATGGTAGGATCACTATTAGATACTACAATACAGAACATGATAAAAGCAACAAATGAGTGTATAAGAACAAAATTAGGGTAA
- a CDS encoding alcohol dehydrogenase catalytic domain-containing protein, which yields MKAAVLYNFNESFKIEDSQPRGVGVKVNVVATGICGRDIVIWKGGFRNLKTPIILGHEIVGYYNGKPVAVYPNIYCGKCEYCKKGKENLCDNAIIIGENQNYSGGYAEEVIVPETNLIPLPDEKFEKYAAALDPVATAIHATKLVELNDESKVLVTGGGGGVGIHLIQYLKYLGVKEVYALTSKIDKVKEFTEYIINDVKGHKFDVVFELVGAKTINDSLRALNKEGTLVLIGNVEGEPITLSRPALSIMRQHKIIGSASYTKKEYEEAVKLIHENKIVPIYREYSLDDINQAYMDLVNRKVFGRAVLKIR from the coding sequence ATGAAGGCGGCTGTTCTCTATAACTTTAATGAGAGTTTTAAAATAGAAGATTCACAACCCAGAGGTGTCGGTGTCAAAGTAAACGTGGTAGCAACTGGTATATGCGGAAGGGATATTGTTATTTGGAAAGGCGGATTTAGAAACTTAAAAACACCCATAATTTTAGGTCATGAAATTGTTGGGTACTACAACGGTAAACCAGTAGCTGTATACCCAAACATATATTGTGGGAAATGTGAATATTGTAAAAAGGGAAAAGAAAATCTCTGTGATAATGCTATAATAATAGGGGAAAATCAGAACTACAGCGGGGGTTATGCAGAAGAAGTTATAGTACCAGAGACTAATTTAATACCTCTTCCAGACGAGAAGTTTGAAAAATATGCAGCTGCACTAGATCCGGTAGCTACAGCAATTCATGCTACAAAGCTAGTTGAACTAAACGACGAAAGTAAAGTTCTAGTTACTGGTGGTGGAGGAGGAGTAGGTATTCATTTAATTCAATACCTAAAGTACTTAGGAGTAAAGGAGGTTTATGCGTTAACATCTAAAATAGATAAAGTCAAAGAATTTACGGAGTATATAATAAATGATGTTAAGGGGCATAAATTTGATGTTGTGTTTGAGCTAGTTGGTGCAAAGACTATAAATGATTCTTTGAGGGCTCTTAATAAAGAAGGAACTTTAGTACTAATAGGAAATGTTGAAGGAGAACCTATAACGTTAAGCAGACCGGCATTATCCATTATGAGACAACACAAGATTATAGGATCAGCTTCTTATACTAAGAAGGAATACGAAGAAGCAGTTAAGTTAATTCATGAAAACAAGATAGTTCCAATATACAGAGAATATAGCCTTGATGATATAAATCAAGCTTACATGGATTTAGTAAATAGGAAGGTTTTTGGAAGAGCTGTACTAAAAATTAGATAA
- a CDS encoding acyl-CoA dehydrogenase family protein, which translates to MVLPFKSAEVFSVEVSEKHELFRKAVREFMERDVAPYVEKGEAQREVPKEILEKAKELGLYGITVPEEYGGQGGDTLMSAIAQEEISRIWPSFATRVAAGALFTTPILLFGSEELKKKYVPPVARGEKVAALANTEPSAGSDVAGMQSTAKKINGKYILNGRKIFITNGGIADYYVVTARTSPPDPKARWKGISMFVVEREWKGVKVVSRIDTLGLKASNTAELIFEDVEIPEENVVGEEGNGFKYAMATFDRTRVGVAAQALGVAQAALEKMVSYASQRIAFGEPIVMFELVQEKIAESLTEVNTARLLTYWAATLFDKGLENEAIVAASMAKYYSTEIAEKVVIRAITVHGGYGVATSTGVERLLRDVEVMKIYEGTNDIQKLTIVKETARRLLGIKL; encoded by the coding sequence ATGGTCTTGCCTTTTAAGTCAGCAGAAGTCTTCTCTGTGGAAGTTTCAGAAAAACATGAATTGTTTAGAAAAGCTGTAAGAGAGTTTATGGAGAGAGATGTGGCTCCTTATGTGGAAAAAGGGGAGGCACAGAGAGAAGTACCTAAAGAAATATTAGAAAAAGCGAAGGAGTTAGGTCTCTATGGTATAACTGTCCCGGAAGAATACGGAGGCCAAGGAGGAGATACTTTAATGTCTGCAATAGCTCAGGAAGAAATATCTAGAATATGGCCTTCTTTTGCTACAAGAGTTGCCGCTGGTGCCTTATTTACAACTCCGATATTGCTTTTTGGGTCAGAGGAGTTAAAGAAGAAATACGTTCCTCCAGTTGCGAGAGGAGAAAAAGTTGCAGCATTAGCAAATACTGAGCCTAGTGCTGGATCTGATGTTGCTGGAATGCAGAGTACCGCAAAGAAAATTAATGGAAAATACATACTTAATGGAAGAAAAATCTTCATAACTAATGGTGGCATAGCAGATTATTACGTTGTTACTGCAAGAACTTCTCCACCAGATCCTAAAGCTAGATGGAAAGGAATTTCAATGTTCGTAGTGGAGAGAGAATGGAAAGGAGTTAAAGTTGTTAGTAGAATCGATACCTTAGGATTAAAGGCTTCAAATACTGCAGAATTAATATTCGAAGATGTAGAAATACCAGAGGAGAATGTTGTAGGTGAGGAGGGAAACGGTTTTAAATATGCAATGGCAACTTTCGATAGAACTAGGGTTGGGGTTGCAGCACAAGCATTAGGTGTTGCTCAAGCCGCTCTAGAGAAAATGGTAAGTTATGCCAGCCAACGTATAGCATTTGGAGAACCTATAGTAATGTTTGAGTTGGTCCAAGAAAAGATTGCTGAGTCGTTAACGGAAGTGAATACTGCGAGACTTCTCACTTATTGGGCGGCTACTCTTTTTGATAAAGGATTAGAGAACGAGGCTATAGTAGCTGCTTCAATGGCAAAATATTATTCTACTGAGATAGCCGAGAAAGTGGTAATTAGGGCTATTACTGTACATGGAGGCTATGGCGTTGCAACTTCTACTGGAGTTGAAAGATTGCTAAGGGATGTAGAGGTTATGAAAATTTATGAAGGAACAAATGATATACAGAAACTTACTATAGTTAAGGAGACAGCGAGAAGGCTATTGGGTATTAAATTATAA
- a CDS encoding long-chain fatty acid--CoA ligase: protein MSEYYEYELTIDKILDTGVKSFPDREIVYRDVRRYTFSSFADSVRRLMSGLKKLGVKEGETVGVIDWDTDVYLHSYYAIPMLGSVLHTVNIRYPPEIILKTILQAEDKYLIVRDEFLPLLEKAKNLLPVGMKIITYSDSKEKVRSNISDADFWELIDSSEPSEIPQVSENSRATIFFTSGTTGDPKGVWFTHRKLVLHALSVSLVGARPPLNVTTNDVYLILVPMFHVHSWGYPYVFMLSGIKYVLPGKYDYGLILKLMDKERVTFSAMVPTILYFIITHPEAQNYLHVFKRWKVIIGGSALPEGLARKAKELGITIICGYGLSETCPVLTVSYYNSLVENLDENKKFLEQITAGTPIPLVQLRIVDPVSGEEKKVNEIGEIVVRSPWLTKEYYKDPEKTKALWRGGWLHTGDLGYIDEYGYVHIVDREKDAIKSGGEFIPSLLLENVISLYPKVSQVAVVGRKDEKWGERPIAFIVPKEPITEEELRNFLLEMSNQGKIQKWWIPDKFIFIQSMPLTSTNKIDKKILRDLANKSM from the coding sequence ATGAGTGAATATTACGAATATGAATTAACAATAGATAAGATTCTAGATACTGGAGTGAAAAGCTTCCCAGATAGAGAAATAGTATATAGGGATGTTAGAAGGTATACTTTTTCATCTTTTGCAGATTCTGTAAGAAGGTTAATGAGTGGGTTAAAGAAACTAGGTGTTAAAGAGGGCGAGACTGTAGGTGTTATAGATTGGGATACTGATGTCTACCTTCATTCTTACTATGCTATTCCTATGTTGGGTTCTGTTTTGCATACAGTTAATATAAGATACCCACCAGAAATAATATTGAAGACTATATTACAAGCTGAAGATAAATATTTGATCGTTAGGGACGAGTTTTTACCCTTATTAGAGAAAGCCAAGAATCTTCTTCCAGTGGGAATGAAGATTATAACATATAGTGATAGCAAAGAGAAAGTAAGGTCTAATATTTCTGATGCAGATTTTTGGGAGTTGATTGATAGTAGTGAGCCTTCAGAAATACCACAAGTTAGTGAAAATAGTAGAGCTACTATATTCTTTACTTCTGGAACTACTGGTGACCCTAAAGGTGTTTGGTTTACGCATAGAAAACTTGTTCTTCACGCGTTAAGTGTAAGCTTAGTAGGTGCGAGACCACCTTTAAACGTAACAACTAATGACGTTTACTTAATATTGGTTCCAATGTTTCATGTACATTCTTGGGGATATCCCTACGTGTTTATGTTGTCTGGAATTAAATATGTTTTACCGGGGAAGTATGATTACGGTCTTATACTAAAACTTATGGATAAGGAAAGAGTTACCTTCTCGGCTATGGTACCTACTATATTATATTTCATAATTACCCATCCAGAGGCACAAAACTACTTACATGTATTTAAGAGATGGAAAGTTATTATAGGTGGATCAGCTTTACCAGAAGGGTTAGCAAGGAAGGCTAAAGAACTGGGTATTACAATAATTTGCGGTTATGGACTTTCTGAGACTTGCCCGGTGCTTACTGTGAGTTATTACAATTCATTAGTAGAAAATTTAGATGAAAATAAAAAGTTCCTAGAACAAATAACTGCTGGAACTCCTATACCCTTAGTCCAGTTAAGGATAGTTGACCCAGTATCTGGTGAGGAGAAAAAGGTAAATGAAATTGGTGAGATAGTTGTAAGAAGTCCTTGGCTTACAAAGGAGTATTATAAAGACCCGGAGAAGACTAAAGCTTTATGGAGAGGTGGATGGCTTCACACGGGAGATTTAGGTTATATTGATGAGTATGGATATGTACATATTGTAGATAGAGAGAAAGATGCAATAAAAAGTGGTGGTGAATTTATTCCGTCATTACTTTTAGAAAATGTAATATCATTGTATCCTAAGGTCTCACAAGTAGCGGTTGTAGGTAGAAAGGACGAGAAATGGGGTGAAAGACCTATAGCATTTATAGTTCCTAAAGAGCCAATTACTGAAGAAGAATTAAGGAACTTCTTGCTCGAAATGAGTAACCAAGGGAAGATCCAAAAGTGGTGGATTCCAGATAAGTTCATCTTCATACAATCAATGCCTCTTACCTCAACAAATAAGATAGACAAAAAAATATTAAGAGATTTGGCTAATAAGAGTATGTAG
- a CDS encoding thiolase domain-containing protein, producing the protein MRNVAIIGTGHTKFGVRTDVNLQELAWEAIKQALEEANLDQKDIQYFVVGNVGSWSAEELPAVVVGEYSDLTPKGTMRVEAACATGSAALRDAYLAIKSGEADIALAVGVEQMHQSPNPQVVELIGRAGDYFWEFENFGLTFPGYYALHASAYMAKYGAKEEDLGKIAIKSHHYGARNPYAQFQKEITMDEYLKSKPVAYPLKLLDSSPITDGAAAVVLASEEVAKKITDSPVWIVSQGVASGTANLSKRTDFTRIEAAYLAAQQAYSRAGINFDEAWRFFDVAEVHDCFTIAEIMAYEDLGFAKRGEGYLLAREEQTYIGGKIPVNVDGGLKAKGHPIGATGISMAVSITRQLLYRAPKGTQVDVKHGMGISHNVGGTGHYAYVTIFSTRRPSS; encoded by the coding sequence ATGAGAAATGTAGCAATCATAGGTACTGGGCATACTAAGTTTGGCGTTAGGACTGACGTAAATCTTCAAGAATTAGCATGGGAGGCTATAAAACAAGCGTTAGAAGAAGCTAATTTGGATCAAAAGGATATTCAGTATTTTGTTGTAGGAAATGTTGGAAGTTGGAGTGCTGAAGAATTACCAGCAGTTGTTGTCGGAGAATATTCAGATTTAACTCCTAAAGGGACTATGAGAGTGGAAGCCGCATGTGCTACGGGCAGTGCAGCATTAAGAGATGCCTATCTAGCAATTAAATCTGGTGAGGCTGATATAGCTTTAGCTGTTGGTGTTGAACAAATGCATCAGTCTCCTAATCCTCAAGTTGTTGAATTAATAGGAAGGGCTGGTGATTATTTCTGGGAATTTGAGAATTTCGGATTAACATTTCCGGGCTATTATGCTCTCCATGCTTCAGCTTATATGGCTAAATATGGAGCAAAAGAAGAAGACTTAGGTAAAATTGCTATAAAAAGCCACCACTACGGAGCAAGGAATCCATATGCGCAATTCCAAAAAGAAATTACAATGGATGAATATCTTAAATCTAAACCAGTAGCATATCCGTTGAAATTATTAGACTCTTCCCCAATCACTGATGGTGCCGCCGCTGTAGTTTTAGCATCTGAAGAAGTTGCCAAGAAAATTACTGATTCCCCAGTTTGGATTGTGTCACAAGGTGTTGCTAGCGGTACAGCAAACTTAAGTAAGAGAACAGATTTTACACGTATAGAAGCTGCTTATTTAGCAGCTCAACAAGCATATTCTAGGGCTGGTATTAATTTTGATGAGGCTTGGAGGTTTTTTGATGTAGCTGAAGTTCATGATTGTTTCACTATTGCTGAAATAATGGCTTATGAGGATTTGGGTTTTGCTAAGAGGGGTGAGGGATATCTATTAGCTAGAGAAGAACAGACGTATATCGGTGGAAAGATACCAGTAAATGTTGATGGTGGGTTAAAAGCTAAAGGACACCCTATTGGCGCTACCGGTATTAGTATGGCTGTATCTATAACAAGGCAATTGCTTTATAGGGCTCCTAAGGGTACACAGGTTGATGTAAAGCATGGCATGGGTATTTCACACAATGTGGGAGGAACAGGACACTACGCATACGTGACAATATTCTCGACAAGGAGGCCATCATCATGA
- a CDS encoding Zn-ribbon domain-containing OB-fold protein, with protein sequence MTINDVREKLQQQISQLISSLDQVVQMYGMPIIQDKNGNPLWIDVREMTLRYQIPIKKVQKFFEGLKEGKILATKCSKCGTIYFPPQDDCPKCKISGLEWVEMPDEGELVAYTIINVKPPSFSHYQDYIVGIARMKNGINVTAWVNSKEVKVGMKVKLRITKREPENYLTYELIPA encoded by the coding sequence ATGACTATAAATGATGTAAGAGAAAAATTACAACAACAAATTTCTCAATTAATTTCATCTTTAGATCAAGTTGTTCAAATGTATGGAATGCCAATTATTCAAGATAAGAATGGGAACCCATTATGGATAGATGTAAGAGAAATGACGTTAAGATATCAAATCCCCATAAAGAAGGTTCAAAAATTCTTTGAAGGTCTTAAAGAAGGTAAAATTCTAGCAACAAAATGTAGTAAATGTGGCACGATCTATTTCCCACCGCAAGACGATTGCCCTAAATGTAAAATTAGTGGACTCGAATGGGTAGAGATGCCGGATGAAGGGGAATTAGTGGCATATACTATTATAAATGTTAAACCTCCATCTTTCTCGCATTATCAAGATTATATTGTTGGTATTGCAAGAATGAAAAATGGTATTAACGTAACTGCATGGGTTAATTCTAAAGAAGTTAAGGTTGGTATGAAAGTTAAACTAAGAATTACTAAAAGAGAACCAGAAAATTACCTTACTTATGAGTTAATTCCAGCATAA